A single window of Methanoregula sp. DNA harbors:
- a CDS encoding formylmethanofuran dehydrogenase subunit C has protein sequence METVTITMKNQPALYLEADNVAPDKFAGKSAAQITDLHVHEGNTTSTLGKYFEVSGTAGATATDTRILVKGDVKKVKYLGMKMSAGELVIEGSTDQYTGAWMTGGKLLAKGNVDAFAGTAMKGGELVIEGNAGNYLGAAYRGDWRGMSGGKIIVKGNAGADVGMYMLGGEIVIGGNVDVHVMTHAEGGKVIIKGNAKSKLGGQLVDGTIIVLGSIDVMMPGYKPAGIVDLEVDGVKAKFAHFIGDTGERKKKRKGQIVYGNLYQKV, from the coding sequence ATGGAAACCGTTACCATTACCATGAAAAACCAACCTGCCCTGTATTTAGAGGCAGACAATGTTGCACCGGACAAATTCGCAGGAAAGAGCGCGGCACAGATCACCGACCTCCACGTGCATGAAGGGAACACGACATCCACGCTGGGCAAGTATTTCGAGGTGAGCGGGACTGCTGGCGCAACTGCAACTGACACCCGGATCCTTGTCAAGGGGGATGTAAAAAAGGTCAAGTATCTCGGCATGAAGATGAGCGCCGGAGAACTTGTCATCGAAGGCAGTACGGACCAGTACACCGGCGCCTGGATGACCGGGGGCAAGCTCCTTGCCAAGGGCAATGTCGATGCGTTTGCCGGAACCGCCATGAAGGGCGGCGAGCTCGTCATCGAAGGCAATGCCGGCAACTATCTTGGCGCTGCCTACCGGGGCGACTGGCGCGGGATGTCAGGCGGCAAAATTATTGTCAAGGGCAATGCTGGGGCCGACGTGGGCATGTACATGCTCGGCGGTGAGATTGTCATTGGCGGGAATGTGGATGTCCATGTCATGACCCATGCCGAAGGCGGGAAAGTAATCATCAAAGGCAACGCAAAGAGCAAACTTGGCGGACAGCTGGTCGACGGGACGATCATTGTCTTGGGCTCTATTGACGTGATGATGCCGGGCTACAAGCCCGCAGGCATTGTGGATCTCGAAGTTGATGGCGTAAAGGCAAAGTTTGCGCACTTCATCGGTGACACCGGTGAGCGCAAGAAGAAGCGGAAAGGCCAGATTGTGTACGGGAACCTGTACCAGAAGGTTTAA
- a CDS encoding formylmethanofuran dehydrogenase subunit A — protein MSEYIIKNGNVFDPVQGIKGDKADVAIKDGKIVAKAGSGAKVIDAKGKTVMAGAVEIHAHIAGPKVNLGRIYRPEDKLFSCTPTKGMERMGGGASIPTTFKTGYEYAKMGYTTAMEAAMPPLFSRHVHEEIRDTPIIDEGAFPVFGNNWFVMEYLKNHEVENTAAYCAWLLRATKGFAIKVVNPGGTEAWGWGLNCLSVNDPVPYFDITPAEIIKGLIEANEYLGLPHSMHIHPNNLGNPGCYETTLDTLKLASGFKAKNKFGREQVMHLTHSQFHSYGGTNWGDFESKAKEITDYVNKNKNITIDTGNVTLDETTTMTADGPFEHHLTGLNHLKWANCDVELETAAGVVPYIYSPSISVCAIQWAIGLEIALMMKDPMRCYITTDHPNAGPFTRYPRVIKWLMSTKAREAQINAFKHKDKVLSQTSIGSLDKEISLYELAQMTRAGPAKSLGLSAMCGGLKPGMDADVAVYDFDPDKPVANPDDIEKAFSRCAAVFKSGVQVVNNGEIISNGHKRTLWVNVKSKENPQVMRDINEKFIKYYSMTQANYEALGHHFIPNPFALEVDAT, from the coding sequence ATGTCAGAATACATTATCAAGAACGGAAACGTATTTGACCCGGTCCAGGGCATCAAGGGGGACAAGGCTGACGTCGCCATCAAGGATGGTAAGATTGTCGCAAAAGCCGGTTCCGGTGCAAAGGTCATCGATGCCAAGGGCAAGACCGTCATGGCAGGTGCCGTGGAGATCCACGCCCACATTGCCGGGCCAAAGGTCAACCTTGGCAGGATCTACCGGCCTGAAGACAAGCTCTTCAGCTGCACACCCACAAAGGGCATGGAGCGGATGGGTGGAGGGGCCTCGATCCCGACGACGTTCAAGACCGGCTATGAGTATGCCAAGATGGGCTATACTACCGCGATGGAAGCGGCAATGCCCCCGCTCTTCTCCCGGCACGTGCACGAGGAGATCCGCGACACCCCGATCATCGATGAAGGGGCGTTCCCGGTCTTTGGCAACAACTGGTTTGTTATGGAGTACCTCAAGAACCACGAGGTCGAGAACACGGCTGCGTACTGTGCGTGGCTCCTCCGTGCAACGAAAGGATTTGCGATCAAGGTCGTGAACCCCGGAGGTACGGAAGCATGGGGATGGGGACTGAACTGCCTGTCCGTAAACGACCCGGTGCCGTATTTCGACATCACTCCCGCAGAGATCATCAAGGGACTGATCGAGGCAAACGAGTATCTCGGGCTACCGCACTCCATGCACATCCACCCCAACAACCTCGGGAATCCCGGTTGTTACGAGACAACGCTTGACACGCTGAAACTTGCATCTGGCTTTAAGGCAAAGAACAAATTCGGCCGCGAGCAGGTTATGCATCTAACCCATTCCCAGTTCCACTCTTATGGCGGGACGAACTGGGGTGACTTTGAGTCCAAGGCAAAGGAGATCACGGACTACGTGAACAAGAACAAGAACATCACCATCGATACCGGGAACGTAACGCTGGACGAAACCACCACGATGACGGCCGACGGCCCGTTCGAGCACCACCTCACCGGCCTCAACCACCTCAAGTGGGCGAACTGTGATGTGGAGCTCGAGACCGCAGCCGGTGTCGTGCCCTATATCTACAGCCCATCCATTTCGGTCTGTGCGATCCAGTGGGCAATAGGTCTTGAGATTGCGCTGATGATGAAAGACCCGATGCGCTGCTACATCACCACCGACCACCCGAACGCAGGACCGTTCACCCGTTACCCCCGTGTCATCAAGTGGCTGATGTCCACCAAGGCCCGTGAGGCACAGATTAACGCCTTCAAGCACAAGGACAAGGTGCTTTCCCAGACCAGCATCGGCAGCCTCGACAAGGAGATCTCACTTTATGAGCTTGCCCAGATGACCCGTGCAGGCCCGGCGAAATCTCTTGGTCTCTCCGCCATGTGCGGTGGCTTAAAGCCCGGTATGGATGCAGACGTTGCTGTATACGACTTCGACCCGGACAAACCCGTGGCAAACCCAGACGACATAGAGAAAGCCTTCTCGCGCTGCGCAGCCGTCTTCAAGAGCGGTGTGCAGGTCGTGAACAACGGCGAGATCATCTCTAACGGCCACAAGCGCACGCTCTGGGTCAATGTCAAGTCCAAGGAGAACCCGCAGGTCATGCGCGACATCAACGAGAAGTTCATCAAGTACTACAGCATGACGCAGGCCAACTACGAAGCGCTCGGGCACCACTTTATCCCGAACCCGTTTGCACTCGAGGTTGATGCAACTTAA
- a CDS encoding formylmethanofuran dehydrogenase subunit B produces MTKTITDVICPFCGTLCDDLEVVVSDDGKKLLEVYNACVIGTEKFLHSQSKDRVTRPRLHQPDGTWKEISYDEAAEYTAQMLAKAKKPLMYGWSSTNCEAQSVGNEIAEISRACCDNTAAVCHGTTLIAVQDIGLPTCTLGEVKNRADRIIFWGCNPAHAHPRHMSRYSIFPRGFFTGKGQMSRKMIVVDPRVTDTAKMADVHLQIEQGRDYELLNALRVALNNEWLPDSVAGIPKEKIREAAEMMKSGRFGIIFFGMGVTQSLSKNHNIDEAIALTVHLNEFTKYSIMPMRGHYNVTGSGEVFAWQFGFPYSIDLSRGFARYNPGDTSSIDLLVRGEIDAMFTIGSDPGAHFPISAVKPIANMPSVCIDPHQTPTSGVSKLHVPVSFNGVETGGNCYRMDNVPIDCRKVVEPPEGMLSDEQFLIKVRDRLKQLKGAA; encoded by the coding sequence ATGACCAAGACCATAACTGATGTGATCTGTCCCTTCTGCGGGACGCTCTGTGATGATCTTGAAGTCGTTGTGTCCGATGATGGTAAGAAACTCCTCGAAGTCTACAACGCGTGCGTTATCGGCACCGAGAAGTTCCTGCACTCCCAGTCCAAGGACCGCGTCACCCGCCCGCGACTTCACCAGCCTGACGGGACATGGAAAGAAATCAGCTATGATGAGGCGGCAGAGTATACCGCACAGATGCTCGCCAAAGCGAAAAAGCCCCTCATGTACGGCTGGAGCTCCACCAACTGTGAAGCCCAGAGTGTCGGCAACGAGATTGCCGAAATATCCCGTGCATGCTGTGACAATACCGCTGCAGTCTGCCACGGAACAACCCTGATCGCAGTGCAGGATATCGGCCTTCCGACATGTACCCTTGGTGAAGTCAAGAACCGTGCGGACCGCATCATATTCTGGGGCTGCAACCCGGCGCACGCCCACCCCCGGCACATGTCGCGGTACTCAATCTTCCCACGCGGATTCTTCACCGGCAAGGGACAGATGAGCCGCAAGATGATTGTCGTAGACCCACGTGTCACCGACACCGCAAAGATGGCAGATGTCCACCTGCAGATCGAGCAGGGACGCGACTACGAACTCCTTAATGCACTTCGTGTTGCACTCAACAACGAATGGCTCCCGGATTCTGTCGCAGGGATCCCCAAGGAGAAGATCCGTGAAGCTGCAGAAATGATGAAGAGCGGCCGGTTCGGGATCATCTTCTTCGGCATGGGTGTGACCCAGTCGCTGTCGAAAAACCATAATATTGATGAGGCGATTGCCCTTACAGTACACCTTAACGAGTTTACGAAATACTCAATCATGCCGATGCGGGGGCATTACAATGTTACCGGCTCCGGCGAAGTGTTTGCATGGCAGTTCGGGTTCCCGTACTCAATTGATCTCTCCAGAGGATTTGCACGCTATAACCCTGGTGACACCAGCTCCATTGACCTGCTGGTACGGGGCGAAATCGACGCGATGTTTACCATCGGAAGCGATCCTGGCGCCCACTTCCCAATCAGCGCCGTGAAGCCAATCGCGAACATGCCCTCGGTCTGTATTGACCCGCACCAAACACCCACGAGCGGTGTTTCAAAACTGCATGTCCCGGTGTCATTCAATGGCGTAGAAACCGGTGGCAACTGCTATCGCATGGACAACGTGCCCATCGACTGCCGCAAGGTTGTCGAGCCGCCCGAGGGCATGCTCTCCGATGAGCAGTTCCTCATCAAGGTCCGAGACCGGCTCAAACAGCTCAAGGGGGCAGCATAA
- a CDS encoding molybdopterin dinucleotide-binding protein produces the protein MAAINLNLISGRSIQQGVAIEGGKEKPAYRTAAGIIELDPSDLKRLGAWKNTNVKVTSPHGSVIVKAMETSQGPHPGIGFIPMGPWANSIVDPNTYSTGMPTFKGTPVTVEVAINEPVLLGIELVQKQCGVK, from the coding sequence GTGGCTGCAATTAATCTGAACCTGATCTCGGGTCGCAGCATCCAGCAGGGTGTGGCAATTGAAGGCGGGAAGGAAAAACCCGCCTACCGCACTGCTGCCGGGATTATCGAGCTCGATCCATCGGACCTCAAGAGACTCGGAGCCTGGAAAAACACCAATGTCAAGGTGACCAGCCCTCACGGCAGCGTAATCGTAAAGGCAATGGAAACATCCCAGGGACCGCACCCGGGCATCGGGTTCATCCCCATGGGACCGTGGGCGAATTCCATTGTTGACCCCAACACCTACTCCACCGGCATGCCCACGTTCAAGGGTACCCCGGTCACCGTAGAAGTCGCCATCAACGAACCCGTGCTACTCGGGATCGAACTGGTGCAGAAACAATGCGGGGTGAAATGA
- a CDS encoding hydrogenase iron-sulfur subunit: MADAEWKPKIIGLLCNWCSYAGADLAGGGRIQYPPDVRVVRVMCTGRLDQLFVLKAFADGADGVLVSGCHFGDCHYLEGNYKGAKRMFMVKRLMKSIGLDDRRFRMTFVSASEGAKWATVITDVVKTVKELGPSPITESGK; this comes from the coding sequence ATGGCTGATGCAGAATGGAAACCCAAGATCATCGGTCTTCTCTGCAACTGGTGTTCCTATGCCGGCGCTGACCTTGCCGGAGGCGGCCGTATCCAGTACCCGCCCGATGTCAGGGTCGTTCGCGTGATGTGCACCGGGCGTCTGGACCAGCTCTTTGTGCTAAAGGCATTTGCTGACGGGGCGGATGGTGTACTCGTATCAGGATGCCACTTCGGCGACTGCCACTACCTTGAGGGCAACTATAAGGGAGCAAAGCGGATGTTCATGGTGAAGCGCCTGATGAAGAGCATCGGGCTTGACGACCGGCGCTTCCGGATGACCTTTGTCTCGGCATCTGAAGGTGCAAAATGGGCGACGGTTATTACTGACGTCGTCAAGACCGTAAAAGAGCTCGGTCCGAGCCCGATTACGGAGTCTGGTAAGTAA
- a CDS encoding CoB--CoM heterodisulfide reductase iron-sulfur subunit A family protein — MAEKKKAGSKKMEVKKEAPVKQEAKKQAAPAPKQAPAKAAPTTGSKEQPRIGVFICHCGTNIAGSLDITAVQDYAKTLPNVAYVDNYKYVCSMPGQEVIMKAIREQKLTGTVVAACSPRLHEPTFRTATKEGGLNPFRFEMANIREQNSWVHMHDREGATAKAKDAVRIAVAKASLLQDLFPKTVPVEHAALVVGAGVAGMQAALDLSAAGIKTYLVESKPTIGGKMSQLDKTFPTLDCSQCILTPKMVDVGRSPNIELMTYSEVEAVEGYIGNFDVTIRKKAHGVLTMAEADARGIVGGGCNGCGDCEAPCPVIKPNDFEMGMKPRKAIYISHPQVVPLLYTIDFDSCIKCGLCITACGEKKAIDLEQKDELVKIKVGTAVLAIGYDLFPIEKKTEWGYKKFENVVTSLEFERLICASGPTSGHLVRPSDGETPKRVAFVLCAGSRDNTGIGKPYCSRFCCMYSLKHAHQIYEKIPGVQSYLFYMDIRSFGKMYEEFYYRIQDEGAKFIRGRVANILEDPVTKNLHVYTDDTLLNRPVDMEVDLVVLAAAVQPSEDTNRTRKLFGVSCSMDGWLLEAHPKLNPCGTTTAGVFLAGACQGPKDIPDAVASAEGAASAASIPIHKGEVELEPYFAMCIEEKCAGCGMCVNLCPYSALALVEKDGRTVMEVTEAKCKGCGTCGGFCPGGAIWMNHFATPQIVAQIDAFLLGGEQ, encoded by the coding sequence ATGGCTGAAAAGAAGAAAGCAGGGTCCAAGAAGATGGAAGTAAAGAAGGAAGCCCCGGTAAAACAGGAGGCAAAGAAGCAGGCAGCACCAGCACCCAAGCAGGCTCCCGCAAAGGCAGCACCGACCACCGGCAGCAAGGAACAGCCCCGCATCGGCGTATTTATCTGCCACTGCGGTACCAACATCGCCGGTTCATTGGATATCACTGCCGTGCAGGACTATGCAAAAACCCTCCCGAATGTCGCCTATGTTGACAACTACAAGTACGTGTGCTCGATGCCCGGGCAGGAAGTGATAATGAAGGCAATCAGGGAGCAGAAGCTGACCGGCACCGTTGTTGCTGCATGTTCCCCGCGTCTCCATGAACCGACATTCAGGACTGCCACAAAGGAAGGCGGCCTCAACCCGTTCCGGTTCGAGATGGCAAACATTCGCGAACAGAACTCGTGGGTGCACATGCACGACCGCGAAGGTGCGACCGCAAAGGCAAAGGATGCCGTGCGGATTGCCGTTGCCAAGGCATCGCTCCTGCAGGACCTGTTCCCGAAGACGGTTCCTGTTGAACACGCGGCATTGGTCGTCGGTGCTGGAGTTGCCGGTATGCAGGCAGCACTCGATCTATCCGCAGCAGGGATCAAGACATACCTCGTTGAATCGAAACCGACCATCGGCGGAAAGATGTCCCAGCTGGACAAGACCTTCCCGACGCTGGACTGTTCACAGTGTATTTTAACACCAAAGATGGTGGATGTCGGGAGAAGCCCCAATATCGAACTGATGACCTACAGCGAGGTCGAAGCCGTTGAAGGATATATCGGCAACTTTGACGTGACCATCCGGAAGAAAGCCCATGGTGTCCTTACCATGGCGGAGGCGGACGCCCGAGGGATTGTCGGCGGCGGCTGCAATGGCTGCGGTGACTGTGAAGCGCCGTGCCCGGTTATCAAGCCCAACGATTTCGAGATGGGCATGAAGCCCCGCAAAGCGATCTATATCAGTCACCCGCAGGTAGTGCCGCTCCTGTACACCATTGACTTTGACTCCTGTATCAAGTGCGGTCTCTGTATAACAGCATGCGGCGAAAAGAAGGCAATCGATCTCGAACAGAAGGATGAACTGGTCAAGATCAAGGTGGGGACAGCAGTCCTTGCTATCGGGTACGACCTCTTCCCCATCGAGAAGAAGACCGAGTGGGGATACAAGAAATTCGAGAACGTCGTCACGAGCCTTGAGTTCGAGCGGCTGATCTGTGCATCCGGCCCGACTTCCGGTCACCTTGTCCGCCCGAGCGATGGCGAGACGCCCAAGCGCGTGGCATTTGTGCTCTGCGCCGGCTCGCGTGACAACACAGGCATCGGCAAACCGTACTGTTCACGATTCTGCTGCATGTACTCACTCAAGCACGCCCACCAGATCTACGAAAAGATTCCTGGTGTGCAGTCATATCTCTTCTACATGGATATCCGTTCATTCGGCAAGATGTATGAAGAGTTCTATTACCGCATCCAGGACGAGGGGGCGAAGTTTATCCGCGGCCGCGTGGCAAACATTCTCGAAGACCCGGTCACCAAGAACCTCCACGTGTATACCGACGACACCCTTCTCAACCGCCCGGTTGACATGGAAGTCGACCTCGTGGTGCTTGCAGCTGCAGTGCAGCCGTCTGAAGATACCAACAGGACACGCAAACTGTTCGGTGTTTCGTGTTCGATGGACGGCTGGCTCTTGGAAGCCCACCCGAAGCTGAACCCCTGCGGTACGACAACTGCCGGTGTGTTCCTTGCCGGTGCCTGCCAGGGACCAAAGGATATTCCTGACGCGGTGGCTTCCGCGGAAGGCGCTGCATCGGCCGCAAGCATCCCGATCCACAAGGGAGAAGTCGAGCTCGAGCCGTACTTCGCCATGTGCATCGAGGAGAAATGCGCCGGGTGCGGCATGTGTGTGAACCTCTGCCCGTACAGTGCCCTTGCTCTCGTTGAGAAGGACGGCCGCACGGTGATGGAAGTCACCGAAGCAAAGTGTAAAGGCTGCGGTACCTGCGGAGGATTCTGCCCCGGTGGCGCCATATGGATGAACCACTTTGCCACCCCGCAGATCGTGGCTCAGATCGATGCGTTCCTCCTCGGAGGTGAACAGTAA
- the hdrB gene encoding CoB--CoM heterodisulfide reductase subunit B, with product MSEAKHKFAFYLGCIAPNRYPGCESASIKAMKKLGVELVPLKGASCCPAPGAFGSIDLNVFYAMAARNLVLAEQMKTDIALLCNGCYKSIWEVNHKLKHNPDLKDGVNEVLKEIDMEYKGTINVYHTAELLYNDKFIGVQKVRDSVTNPLKGARIAVHYGCHLVKPHKDREFEKEDMLNTERPTWMEELVAALGATPVEYRNKMQCCGAGGGVRGYDIVHSLDITNEKLINLKEVKVDALTDICPFCQLQFDRGQIEIEEKFGVKYGLPVLHYAELLGLAQGMSPQDLGLDLHGISCEPFLQKVL from the coding sequence ATGTCAGAAGCAAAACACAAGTTCGCATTCTACCTCGGCTGCATTGCCCCGAACCGGTACCCCGGCTGCGAATCCGCATCCATCAAAGCTATGAAAAAACTCGGCGTTGAGCTGGTACCTCTCAAGGGTGCAAGCTGCTGCCCGGCACCAGGTGCATTCGGTTCGATTGACCTCAATGTATTCTATGCCATGGCTGCCCGCAACCTCGTGCTTGCCGAGCAGATGAAGACTGATATCGCCCTGCTCTGCAACGGGTGCTACAAGTCCATCTGGGAAGTCAACCACAAGCTCAAGCACAACCCGGACCTGAAGGATGGCGTGAATGAGGTCTTAAAAGAAATCGACATGGAATACAAGGGCACCATCAATGTGTACCACACTGCCGAACTGCTCTATAATGACAAGTTCATCGGTGTCCAGAAGGTACGCGACAGCGTGACAAATCCCCTGAAGGGAGCACGTATCGCTGTCCATTACGGCTGCCACCTTGTCAAGCCCCACAAGGACCGTGAGTTTGAAAAAGAGGACATGCTGAACACCGAACGCCCGACATGGATGGAAGAACTGGTTGCCGCACTGGGAGCAACCCCGGTTGAGTACCGGAACAAGATGCAGTGCTGCGGGGCCGGTGGCGGTGTCCGCGGGTACGATATCGTGCACTCGCTGGATATCACAAATGAGAAGCTGATCAACCTCAAAGAGGTAAAAGTGGACGCCCTTACCGATATCTGCCCGTTCTGTCAGCTGCAATTCGACCGCGGCCAGATCGAGATCGAGGAGAAATTCGGTGTCAAGTATGGTCTCCCCGTACTGCACTATGCAGAGCTTCTGGGACTGGCACAGGGAATGAGCCCGCAGGATCTCGGGCTGGACCTCCATGGTATCAGCTGCGAACCATTCCTGCAGAAGGTCCTGTGA
- the hdrC gene encoding CoB--CoM heterodisulfide reductase subunit C — MARVKGYPEALEKKLRDQRYYREDSNPEFLPKVKGISRTIAHMCYQCGTCTGSCPSAPRSTYRIRHFMRRAVLGLENEALTDPDLWLCTTCYSCTDRCPRDIAPTDVIMAMRNLAFKRDIVPVNFLKTVQAIYSSGHGVPNNDVNRAARERLGLTRDPPTTHMYPEYVKGIQKILDHYKLKANADRIVKEREG; from the coding sequence ATGGCACGAGTAAAAGGTTACCCGGAAGCTCTGGAGAAGAAACTCCGTGATCAGCGGTACTATCGTGAGGATTCAAATCCTGAATTTCTCCCGAAAGTGAAAGGAATCTCACGCACCATTGCACACATGTGTTACCAGTGTGGCACCTGTACCGGCTCATGCCCGTCCGCTCCCCGCAGCACTTACCGGATCCGCCATTTCATGAGGCGGGCAGTGCTGGGGCTCGAGAACGAGGCACTGACTGACCCCGACCTCTGGTTATGTACCACCTGTTACAGCTGTACAGACCGTTGCCCGCGGGATATCGCACCCACAGATGTAATAATGGCAATGAGGAACCTCGCATTCAAGAGAGACATTGTGCCGGTAAACTTCCTCAAGACCGTGCAGGCGATTTATTCATCCGGGCACGGTGTGCCTAATAATGATGTGAACCGTGCAGCCCGCGAGCGGCTCGGGCTTACCCGTGATCCGCCGACCACCCACATGTATCCGGAATATGTCAAAGGCATCCAGAAGATCCTTGACCATTACAAGCTCAAGGCAAATGCCGACCGGATCGTCAAAGAACGGGAGGGGTAA
- a CDS encoding 4Fe-4S binding protein, protein MNTLFPKFSKKRDGVNVVMEQRLLQSVNNLILNSETCTGCGICVDACPEEAIVLGLVGASKRGAIDYAAPVDVDEVKCSYCGVCVVMCPFNALTLKVDGQEKLPILEKEGFPQYDMKAEIDNEKCVKCTICEEVCPRDAISREVPAYEGTYKEPVAGAKDRQTAIKTKTTFTVDKEKCTYCGLCGALCPAIVVKHKEFTAETGKIEGEVIWDETKCDACKVCVEACPEECMTVEREVISDKVDGKVEIIQDNCCTCQWCSRNCPPEAITVEKIFEGDIEFHAEKCPGGCSTCAEICPANAIYLPSTVPAADMKGKIEPTIAVNKDFCILCGACVNACPGEDIIIMQRTGVRIKGTETDLFKKIKEKLFTKRTSKVKEDVTGQVSIKIMEKA, encoded by the coding sequence ATGAACACATTGTTTCCAAAGTTTTCAAAAAAGCGAGACGGTGTCAACGTTGTGATGGAGCAGCGCCTCCTGCAGAGCGTTAACAACCTGATTCTCAATTCAGAGACGTGCACAGGATGTGGCATCTGCGTTGATGCATGCCCGGAAGAGGCGATTGTGCTCGGTCTCGTCGGTGCTTCAAAGCGTGGTGCTATTGATTACGCTGCGCCGGTGGATGTCGACGAGGTCAAGTGCTCGTACTGCGGCGTCTGCGTAGTCATGTGCCCGTTCAATGCACTGACTCTGAAGGTTGACGGACAGGAGAAGCTCCCGATTCTTGAAAAGGAAGGCTTCCCCCAGTACGACATGAAAGCAGAGATCGACAACGAAAAGTGTGTCAAGTGCACGATCTGCGAAGAGGTCTGCCCCCGTGACGCGATCAGCCGGGAAGTCCCCGCTTACGAAGGGACGTACAAGGAACCGGTTGCAGGGGCAAAGGACCGTCAGACTGCAATCAAGACAAAGACAACTTTTACCGTCGATAAAGAGAAATGCACATACTGCGGCCTGTGCGGTGCACTCTGTCCTGCAATCGTGGTGAAGCACAAGGAATTTACCGCTGAGACCGGCAAAATCGAGGGCGAGGTTATCTGGGACGAGACCAAATGCGACGCATGCAAGGTCTGTGTCGAGGCCTGCCCCGAGGAATGCATGACGGTCGAGCGCGAGGTCATTTCCGACAAGGTGGATGGCAAGGTTGAGATCATACAGGACAACTGCTGCACCTGCCAGTGGTGCTCGCGGAACTGCCCGCCTGAGGCCATTACTGTCGAGAAGATCTTCGAGGGCGACATCGAGTTCCATGCAGAAAAATGCCCCGGCGGCTGCTCGACATGTGCCGAGATCTGCCCGGCAAACGCGATATACCTCCCGTCAACAGTCCCCGCAGCGGACATGAAGGGTAAGATCGAGCCCACGATCGCGGTCAACAAGGACTTCTGCATCCTGTGCGGCGCCTGCGTCAATGCATGCCCGGGCGAGGATATTATTATCATGCAGAGGACCGGAGTTCGCATCAAGGGCACAGAGACCGACCTGTTCAAGAAGATTAAGGAGAAGCTCTTCACCAAGAGGACATCGAAGGTGAAGGAAGACGTGACCGGACAGGTTTCAATTAAAATAATGGAGAAGGCGTGA
- a CDS encoding 4Fe-4S binding protein — MTFAVHINMENCTGCNNCVVACPVDALELHTVEPSSKEKIYKVKDGKSVVLDFKGELCAGCGVCVQACPHDVIRLTGPWESRIPAKVQ, encoded by the coding sequence ATGACATTTGCAGTACATATCAACATGGAAAATTGTACTGGCTGTAACAATTGTGTAGTCGCATGCCCTGTTGACGCATTGGAGCTTCACACGGTGGAACCTTCTTCGAAGGAGAAGATCTACAAGGTCAAGGACGGAAAATCTGTGGTCCTTGATTTCAAAGGTGAGCTCTGCGCCGGTTGCGGCGTCTGCGTCCAGGCTTGTCCGCACGATGTTATCAGGCTGACAGGACCCTGGGAATCCAGGATTCCGGCAAAGGTACAATAG
- the fhcD gene encoding formylmethanofuran--tetrahydromethanopterin N-formyltransferase — MEINGVTIDNTYAEAFPTWICRIIITAVTTEWARKAATEATGFATSAIGCPCEAGIEQELDGAQTPDGRPGVSILICASKKKLKEQVVERLAECVLTAPTTAVFNGITNSEEKIAVKLHFFGDGYEYQKEVGGRKCWVIPIMNGEYVGEEEFGIVKGVAGGNFFVMGENQMAALVAADAASSAIAKVPGTITSFPGGIVASGSKVGSIKYKFMPASTNEKYCPTLREKVPDSKIPAGVKAVYEIVIDGLDEKSVAAAMAAGIRAAVHVPGVKFISAGNFGGTLGPYKIELYKVL, encoded by the coding sequence ATGGAAATCAACGGCGTTACAATTGACAACACGTATGCAGAAGCGTTCCCAACCTGGATCTGCCGGATCATCATCACGGCAGTCACAACGGAATGGGCACGGAAGGCAGCAACTGAAGCGACAGGCTTTGCGACATCAGCGATCGGCTGTCCGTGCGAGGCAGGCATCGAACAGGAACTTGACGGTGCACAGACCCCGGACGGGCGCCCCGGCGTCTCAATCCTGATCTGTGCCAGCAAGAAAAAACTCAAAGAGCAGGTCGTCGAGAGGCTTGCAGAATGCGTCCTCACTGCACCAACAACTGCAGTTTTCAACGGCATCACAAATTCAGAGGAAAAGATCGCGGTAAAGCTCCATTTCTTTGGCGACGGGTATGAATACCAGAAGGAAGTCGGCGGCAGGAAATGCTGGGTCATCCCGATCATGAACGGCGAATATGTCGGTGAAGAGGAGTTTGGCATCGTCAAGGGGGTTGCGGGAGGCAATTTCTTTGTCATGGGCGAGAACCAGATGGCAGCACTCGTTGCGGCTGATGCAGCAAGCAGTGCGATTGCAAAAGTCCCCGGCACCATCACCAGTTTCCCCGGAGGCATCGTGGCAAGCGGTTCCAAGGTCGGCAGCATAAAATACAAGTTCATGCCTGCATCCACCAACGAGAAGTACTGCCCGACGCTCCGGGAGAAAGTTCCGGACAGCAAGATTCCTGCAGGGGTCAAGGCAGTCTATGAGATCGTCATCGACGGGCTTGACGAGAAGAGTGTTGCCGCGGCAATGGCAGCCGGGATCAGGGCTGCAGTGCATGTCCCGGGCGTGAAGTTCATCTCTGCAGGGAATTTCGGCGGGACTCTCGGGCCGTACAAGATTGAGCTCTACAAGGTGCTCTAA